Proteins from a single region of Aquirhabdus parva:
- a CDS encoding DUF445 domain-containing protein — translation MQTWSEIVVDVQQNWWLYASMPFVAAIIGYGTKIVAINMMFRPLEFFGIKPYLGWQGIVPRKAAVMAGIACDTMTTKLISPEDIFNKLDPDRIAKEIEKPLLEAIEDITREVAMHYSPGLWEVAPLSVKNKIIRRIQDDAPNIVNNIMNDVKTNIGSVFDLKDMVVTSLLRDKELLNRIFLEAGSGEFRFIRNSGALFGFIIGIVQAVTWAVTHSPWVMPIFGLFTGWFTDWLALKMVFNPKEPTKYLGGLIQWQGLFLKRRHEVSAEYGRLIAKEVVTPRNIIDSILRGPLSDRLFGMVQKHVQLVVDEQSGIAKPFVVFAVGSGRYQEMKLLVAQEIIKRLPETLKNIEQYAEDAMDLERTLASKMTELTLEEFEELLHPAFEQDEWILIAVGATLGFLVGEMQVLLMEHFAR, via the coding sequence ATGCAAACATGGTCAGAAATAGTCGTCGATGTGCAGCAAAACTGGTGGCTCTATGCCTCTATGCCTTTTGTTGCCGCGATCATTGGCTACGGTACCAAAATCGTCGCAATCAATATGATGTTCAGGCCACTTGAGTTTTTTGGGATCAAGCCCTACCTCGGTTGGCAAGGGATCGTGCCGCGTAAAGCTGCCGTCATGGCAGGCATCGCTTGCGATACCATGACCACCAAACTGATCAGCCCTGAAGATATTTTTAATAAGCTGGATCCTGATCGGATTGCTAAAGAAATTGAAAAGCCGCTACTCGAAGCCATTGAAGACATTACCCGTGAAGTTGCAATGCACTACTCACCGGGTCTTTGGGAAGTTGCACCGCTATCCGTTAAAAATAAGATTATCCGTCGAATCCAAGATGATGCTCCCAATATCGTCAACAACATCATGAATGATGTTAAAACCAATATCGGCTCTGTATTCGACCTCAAAGATATGGTCGTCACCAGTCTTTTACGCGATAAAGAACTCCTGAATCGGATCTTTCTAGAAGCAGGAAGCGGAGAGTTTCGCTTTATTCGCAACTCAGGCGCTCTCTTTGGTTTTATCATTGGAATCGTGCAAGCTGTGACATGGGCAGTGACACACTCCCCGTGGGTGATGCCAATTTTCGGTCTATTCACCGGCTGGTTTACGGACTGGCTCGCCCTAAAAATGGTTTTCAACCCTAAAGAACCGACCAAGTATCTCGGCGGACTCATTCAATGGCAAGGTCTATTTTTGAAGCGTCGCCATGAAGTGTCTGCAGAATATGGACGTCTGATCGCCAAAGAGGTCGTCACCCCACGCAATATCATCGATTCGATTCTCCGTGGCCCCTTGTCAGATCGCTTGTTTGGCATGGTGCAAAAGCATGTGCAATTGGTAGTGGATGAACAATCTGGTATTGCCAAGCCTTTTGTCGTATTTGCCGTAGGCAGTGGTCGTTATCAGGAAATGAAGCTCTTGGTTGCTCAGGAGATCATCAAACGTCTGCCAGAGACGCTGAAAAATATCGAACAATATGCTGAAGATGCCATGGATCTTGAACGAACTCTGGCCTCAAAAATGACCGAACTCACGCTGGAGGAATTTGAAGAACTCCTGCACCCAGCCTTTGAGCAAGATGAATGGATACTGATTGCAGTGGGTGCAACGCTCGGTTTTCTCGTCGGAGAAATGCAAGTCCTACTCATGGAACACTTTGCGAGATAA
- a CDS encoding Abi-alpha family protein has translation MNNDVSKIYEVSIFEAAPTPEPRLSRFLKNLPGRDFALNQLKYAEQRLLHEIKHRLDLMEPTEAEHTLVDHSTSGQLSARLSELLENSQIQTREQAEYNYFYTILESLVPDQARILSALSEGTGYPLIHVEAGTRFVWTHYAVECVSSVGKNCGVQCSDLTHIYVQHLRNMGLVRIEPVEHSQTMKYEILETEPVVRKVLEQLKKNGQRSRIIRHTLRISDFGERLWAACQR, from the coding sequence ATGAATAACGACGTATCAAAAATTTACGAAGTCAGCATCTTCGAAGCTGCGCCCACACCTGAACCGCGTTTGTCACGCTTTCTCAAGAATTTACCTGGACGTGACTTTGCATTAAATCAGCTTAAATACGCAGAGCAACGATTACTGCATGAGATCAAACATCGACTGGATTTAATGGAACCGACTGAAGCCGAACATACCTTAGTCGATCATTCTACCTCTGGACAGCTCAGTGCACGACTCTCCGAACTGCTGGAAAACTCACAAATCCAGACCCGAGAGCAGGCCGAATACAACTATTTTTACACCATTCTAGAATCCTTAGTGCCCGATCAGGCCCGTATTCTGTCAGCGCTTTCTGAAGGAACTGGCTATCCACTCATCCATGTCGAAGCTGGTACTCGCTTTGTATGGACACACTATGCGGTCGAGTGCGTCTCAAGTGTCGGCAAAAACTGTGGCGTGCAATGCTCGGATCTCACCCATATTTATGTCCAACATCTACGCAATATGGGACTCGTCAGAATTGAACCCGTTGAGCACAGTCAAACCATGAAGTATGAAATATTAGAAACAGAGCCAGTGGTGCGTAAAGTCCTTGAGCAATTGAAGAAAAATGGGCAGCGCAGCAGGATTATTCGGCATACACTACGCATATCCGACTTCGGGGAACGCCTCTGGGCAGCATGTCAGCGTTAA
- a CDS encoding DUF4331 domain-containing protein, translating into MKRQLTTLAIALMMATGSFSASASSHREAPSITKSPKVDGTDFYMFKSYESGRAGYVTLIANYLPLQDGYGGPNYFSLDPNALYEIHIDNNGDAKEDITFQFRFQQILKDLQVPVNGQMVSVPLSNIGAITNDASSAQNTSETYSVTMVKGDRRTGTKTTLGTGFKKPFDNVGNKSIPNYAAYANSFIQPITFPGCGSGKVFVGQRKDSFAVNLGETFDLVNIKAPATEFDPQAENKGLNTLEDKNVTTIALEVPVACLTAGSETVIGGWTTASLRQGRLLNPVPGSDISSASKEGGAWTQVSRLGMPLVNEVVIGLKDKDKFNASKPVNDSQFATYVTNPTLPALLEILFKSAGVKAPTNFPRTDLVAAFLTGVPTLNKPANVVASEELRLNTAIPAAPKASQNRLGVIGGDVAGFPNGRRPGDDVVDVALRVVMGKLCTIDGVNTAVGCKPSDAPVGGLHFTDGAWQSPTQFGETFPYLNTPIAGSPNPANK; encoded by the coding sequence ATGAAACGTCAGCTAACTACGCTTGCGATTGCTCTCATGATGGCGACAGGGAGCTTTAGCGCCAGTGCTTCAAGTCATCGTGAAGCACCATCAATTACCAAAAGCCCCAAGGTGGATGGTACAGATTTTTATATGTTTAAAAGTTATGAGTCAGGTCGTGCAGGATATGTCACGCTGATTGCCAACTATCTGCCCTTACAGGATGGCTATGGTGGACCCAATTATTTCTCTTTAGATCCCAATGCATTATATGAAATTCATATTGATAATAATGGCGATGCTAAAGAGGATATAACCTTTCAATTCCGCTTCCAACAAATCTTAAAAGATCTTCAAGTTCCTGTGAATGGACAAATGGTCTCTGTACCACTATCGAATATCGGTGCCATTACCAATGATGCTAGCTCAGCTCAAAATACATCAGAAACGTATAGTGTGACCATGGTGAAAGGAGATCGTCGTACGGGTACGAAAACCACTTTAGGTACAGGGTTTAAAAAGCCATTTGATAACGTGGGCAATAAATCGATCCCGAATTATGCTGCCTATGCCAATAGTTTTATTCAACCTATTACGTTTCCCGGTTGCGGCTCAGGAAAAGTGTTTGTAGGGCAGCGTAAAGACTCCTTTGCCGTGAATCTTGGCGAGACCTTTGATCTGGTCAATATCAAAGCACCAGCGACGGAGTTTGATCCTCAAGCTGAAAATAAAGGTCTTAATACGCTTGAAGATAAAAACGTGACTACGATTGCACTGGAAGTTCCTGTGGCCTGTCTCACGGCAGGAAGCGAGACTGTAATTGGTGGCTGGACTACGGCGAGTTTACGTCAAGGTCGCTTGTTAAATCCCGTGCCCGGCAGTGATATTAGCTCCGCGAGCAAGGAAGGCGGCGCATGGACACAGGTCTCACGCCTAGGAATGCCGCTGGTAAATGAAGTGGTTATTGGACTGAAAGATAAAGATAAATTTAATGCCAGTAAACCCGTCAATGATAGTCAGTTTGCAACCTATGTGACTAATCCAACGTTACCTGCGCTGCTTGAGATTCTATTCAAAAGTGCGGGCGTCAAAGCACCAACAAACTTTCCGCGTACTGACTTGGTTGCAGCTTTCCTGACCGGGGTTCCTACACTTAACAAGCCCGCCAATGTTGTTGCATCTGAAGAGTTGCGTTTAAACACCGCGATTCCAGCAGCGCCAAAAGCAAGTCAGAACCGTCTAGGTGTTATCGGTGGAGATGTGGCTGGATTCCCGAACGGTCGCCGCCCCGGAGATGATGTCGTTGATGTCGCTTTACGAGTGGTGATGGGTAAGCTGTGTACGATTGATGGCGTGAATACCGCTGTGGGTTGTAAACCGAGTGATGCCCCTGTAGGCGGGTTGCATTTCACGGACGGAGCATGGCAAAGCCCAACACAGTTTGGTGAAACTTTCCCTTATTTGAATACACCGATTGCGGGTTCTCCAAACCCTGCGAATAAATAA
- a CDS encoding tetratricopeptide repeat protein has translation MRQRLDWAKFLSISLLAFAMTQTWAEVYRPAQDSEVIDTLPAGSPTFQSRTRLISSVQQPFTRVEPEIRTLLAQSYAQGDPRALGQAESLIEPYNKETSPSVRILRANILQASHRFDDAKAELQAILKSIPNQPDALLMLSSIDLVQGHFDEARGSCDHLRDMGLLVLRFACFAQIDAMTGKLQESRDTLLKLKQMNNGLTTEQQRWINLMLADIALRLNDAVLAKSVFEQLDIETAPSLMARADWLIAHHEWEKTQRLLASHTENDSLLLRLVMSEVRLKDPQASAHFKLLSERIRVWNERGETAHQREEAMYALMLRPPEKSLALARTNWQKQRETADVGVYANAALYAHSRADLQVIQDWIKKTGFEYPRLTQVVAQALQAGH, from the coding sequence ATGAGGCAACGATTAGATTGGGCCAAGTTTTTAAGTATCAGCCTTCTTGCCTTTGCAATGACGCAGACCTGGGCTGAGGTTTATCGTCCTGCTCAGGATTCTGAGGTTATTGATACTTTGCCTGCGGGAAGTCCCACTTTTCAATCTCGGACTCGCCTGATCTCTAGCGTGCAACAGCCTTTTACGCGTGTTGAGCCTGAAATTCGTACGCTTTTAGCCCAGTCGTATGCACAAGGTGATCCACGAGCGCTAGGCCAAGCAGAGTCGCTCATAGAGCCGTATAACAAAGAGACATCTCCTAGCGTGCGCATCCTTCGGGCCAACATTTTACAAGCCAGTCACCGCTTTGATGATGCTAAGGCAGAGCTACAGGCGATTTTGAAGAGCATCCCAAACCAGCCTGATGCCTTGCTGATGTTATCGTCTATTGATCTGGTTCAAGGGCATTTTGATGAGGCACGAGGGAGCTGTGATCATTTGCGTGATATGGGGCTGTTAGTTTTACGTTTTGCCTGCTTTGCGCAAATCGATGCAATGACCGGAAAACTGCAAGAGAGCAGAGATACTTTATTGAAATTAAAGCAAATGAATAATGGACTCACGACAGAGCAACAGCGCTGGATCAATCTGATGTTGGCTGATATTGCTTTGCGTTTGAATGATGCAGTGCTTGCGAAATCTGTCTTTGAACAATTGGACATTGAAACTGCACCCTCGTTGATGGCCCGTGCAGATTGGCTAATCGCGCACCATGAATGGGAAAAAACACAGCGGTTGCTTGCCTCTCATACTGAGAATGACAGCTTACTTTTACGTTTAGTGATGAGTGAGGTACGGCTCAAAGATCCTCAGGCGAGCGCACATTTCAAATTGCTCAGTGAACGCATTCGCGTTTGGAATGAGCGTGGCGAAACCGCCCATCAACGCGAAGAGGCGATGTACGCACTGATGTTACGTCCCCCTGAAAAATCCTTGGCACTGGCGCGTACAAATTGGCAAAAGCAACGTGAGACAGCCGATGTCGGTGTGTATGCGAATGCTGCGTTATACGCGCATAGCCGAGCTGATTTACAAGTCATTCAGGACTGGATCAAAAAGACGGGTTTTGAGTACCCCAGACTGACCCAAGTGGTCGCACAAGCATTGCAGGCGGGCCATTGA
- a CDS encoding HupE/UreJ family protein: MKKLFLSSRHCLLLIMVFFVFTVPETTYAHQSSTAYLTMSNSAKSARVDAEYRLAVRDLALLVPIKEEQNRSITWGALKAQNAAIDQLLAQKMQWQADQTPCRMTSQREPIALDHIAGMAYVVMYLGVDCGSKPPTQLNYRILEHIDSGHRLIISMNDTQHVDKSRSWLVAPSKVSLLAPDGSLKETFQTYVKEGIHHILTGYDHLLFLLCLLLPAVYMRIQSTQLTGRALHTDDQWVPVTAPMSAVRHTLYIATAFTLAHSITLSLAALNVISLPSRLVESTIAFSIALAALNNLFPMFGTRHIRLAFIFGLIHGFGFASALSDLPIGTGSRVLALFSFNLGIELGQITCILIFLPIALALRRSLFYRQIMFKGGSVVACFLAILWMTQRIFDLNWIPG, translated from the coding sequence ATGAAAAAGTTATTCTTATCAAGCCGCCATTGTCTGTTGCTCATCATGGTTTTTTTTGTCTTTACAGTGCCTGAGACGACCTATGCACATCAGTCCAGTACCGCGTATTTAACGATGAGCAATTCGGCAAAGAGTGCTCGCGTTGACGCAGAATATCGCCTCGCTGTGCGTGATTTGGCACTGCTTGTTCCGATCAAAGAAGAGCAGAATCGATCGATTACTTGGGGTGCGCTAAAAGCTCAAAATGCGGCGATTGATCAACTTCTCGCGCAAAAAATGCAGTGGCAGGCTGATCAAACACCATGCCGGATGACCAGTCAGCGAGAGCCTATTGCATTGGACCATATAGCCGGAATGGCTTATGTGGTGATGTATTTGGGTGTGGATTGCGGCTCAAAGCCCCCAACGCAACTAAATTATCGAATCCTTGAACACATTGATAGTGGACATCGTTTGATTATCAGTATGAACGATACGCAGCACGTGGATAAGAGTCGCAGTTGGTTGGTTGCACCCAGTAAGGTTTCTTTACTTGCTCCAGATGGCAGTTTGAAAGAGACATTTCAAACGTATGTCAAAGAAGGTATCCATCATATTTTGACAGGCTATGATCATTTGTTGTTTTTGCTGTGCTTATTGCTACCTGCAGTTTATATGCGCATTCAGTCCACACAACTGACTGGGCGAGCTTTACACACGGATGATCAATGGGTTCCCGTGACGGCACCCATGAGCGCCGTACGTCACACCTTATATATCGCCACAGCATTTACACTGGCACACTCCATCACTTTAAGTTTGGCTGCCCTTAACGTGATTTCGCTGCCCTCAAGGCTAGTCGAGTCAACGATTGCTTTTTCGATTGCGTTGGCCGCATTGAATAATTTATTCCCCATGTTTGGAACCCGTCATATTCGTCTGGCCTTCATTTTTGGTTTAATCCATGGTTTTGGTTTTGCCAGTGCACTATCTGACTTACCGATTGGAACCGGTAGTCGTGTCTTAGCATTATTTTCTTTTAATCTGGGTATAGAGCTTGGGCAGATTACCTGTATTTTGATATTCCTACCGATTGCGCTGGCTTTAAGGCGTAGTCTGTTCTATCGTCAAATCATGTTCAAAGGGGGATCTGTGGTTGCTTGTTTTTTAGCGATCCTGTGGATGACACAACGTATATTTGACTTGAATTGGATACCAGGATGA
- a CDS encoding sigma-70 family RNA polymerase sigma factor: MMFAQLADERTLLLQIGQGDRQAFRQLYDQTSPHLFAVALRLLRKRDIAEEVLQEVFLTLWHAADQYDTERGSVRTWLSTITRNRCIDRIRRAPVETLPLLDDDALASEKDDPLTHVLDQDHHALLSVCLGELDEQQRHCVSLAFFDGMTHQEVATHLTVPLGSAKTWIRRGLDFLKKCMGAV, translated from the coding sequence ATGATGTTTGCACAGCTCGCAGATGAACGGACTTTATTGTTGCAAATCGGACAAGGTGATCGTCAAGCATTTCGTCAGCTTTATGATCAAACATCGCCCCACTTATTTGCAGTGGCATTACGGCTTCTTCGTAAGCGTGATATTGCTGAAGAAGTGCTTCAGGAGGTTTTTTTGACACTATGGCATGCAGCAGATCAGTACGATACCGAACGGGGATCGGTACGAACTTGGCTATCGACGATTACTCGAAATCGATGTATTGATCGAATCCGCCGTGCGCCTGTGGAGACTCTACCGTTGTTGGATGATGATGCTTTGGCTTCAGAAAAAGATGATCCCTTGACCCATGTATTGGATCAAGATCACCATGCGCTCTTGTCAGTTTGCTTAGGCGAGTTGGATGAACAGCAACGCCATTGCGTATCTCTGGCTTTTTTTGATGGCATGACGCATCAAGAAGTTGCGACTCATCTCACTGTTCCGCTAGGGTCTGCGAAGACATGGATTCGTCGTGGCTTAGATTTTTTAAAAAAATGTATGGGAGCCGTATAA
- a CDS encoding anti-sigma factor → MTLHDDVPNGEESPLNLIAAQYVLGTLSASARLRFQARLQQEPELRALTHAWERRLNPLTDLLLPQEVSPEVWKKIESRLNATAPVSVPDTTQSPVREAANDGYWKPWAWASSAIAAGLAVFILVRPEGIMPKNPEIIAQAQQVSRDVAVLSTDKQTPAWVVRQQGQALVLSALNTETVPSDRDLELWSIQGNTAPRSLGVLHIKNGQATISRVAADLVVKDSTLAISLEPKNGSPTGQPTGAVLYTGKIIRG, encoded by the coding sequence ATGACTCTACATGATGACGTTCCAAATGGCGAAGAATCGCCTCTAAACCTGATCGCCGCTCAATATGTATTGGGTACCTTATCGGCCTCTGCGCGATTACGTTTTCAGGCCCGTTTGCAGCAAGAACCCGAACTTCGAGCCTTAACCCACGCATGGGAGAGGCGTTTGAATCCTCTAACGGATCTTCTGCTACCCCAAGAGGTTTCCCCAGAAGTTTGGAAAAAAATAGAATCGCGTCTGAATGCGACGGCACCAGTAAGCGTGCCCGACACAACGCAATCTCCAGTGCGAGAAGCCGCGAATGACGGCTATTGGAAACCTTGGGCATGGGCGAGCTCAGCGATAGCGGCTGGCCTAGCGGTCTTTATTCTGGTTCGTCCTGAAGGGATAATGCCGAAGAACCCTGAAATAATAGCGCAGGCACAGCAGGTCAGCCGTGATGTAGCGGTCCTCAGTACAGATAAACAAACCCCAGCTTGGGTCGTACGCCAGCAAGGACAGGCCCTCGTCTTGAGTGCTCTAAATACAGAGACCGTTCCATCAGATCGTGATCTAGAGCTCTGGAGTATTCAAGGCAATACCGCTCCGCGTTCTCTGGGCGTACTGCATATCAAAAATGGTCAAGCGACCATCTCAAGGGTTGCTGCAGATCTGGTCGTCAAGGACAGTACACTTGCAATCAGTCTAGAGCCAAAGAATGGGTCGCCTACAGGGCAACCGACAGGTGCTGTGCTCTATACGGGTAAAATTATCCGCGGTTAA
- a CDS encoding YoaK family protein, with translation MASSEVIINPSFRVSVLLSFIAGYIDTIGFVAFAGLFMAHVTGNFVLIGASIVSQHGGLIAKFLALPTFIAAIGLTMLIVHFCERRQRSAISPLLMTQAFFLLLLMVMGLMLPDRSHPDSLLSILTGMMGVIAMGIQNASGRLVFNDLAPSTVMTGNVTQVVIDTINFVRHRGDNSAEEKRIKKMLPAVLAFALGAISGALFYHLMGFSAVAIAIGLLAIVWWNRAFPVAEKPI, from the coding sequence ATGGCATCTTCAGAAGTGATAATTAATCCTAGTTTTAGGGTTTCAGTGTTACTGAGTTTTATCGCAGGTTATATCGATACCATTGGTTTTGTTGCTTTTGCCGGTTTGTTTATGGCACATGTCACCGGCAACTTTGTTCTGATCGGCGCGTCGATCGTGAGTCAGCACGGAGGTTTGATCGCCAAGTTTTTGGCGCTGCCAACGTTTATTGCGGCTATTGGTCTCACTATGCTGATCGTACACTTCTGCGAGAGACGTCAGCGGTCAGCAATTTCTCCCCTTTTGATGACCCAAGCATTTTTTCTACTGTTACTCATGGTGATGGGCTTGATGCTGCCAGATCGATCCCATCCTGATAGCTTACTGAGCATTCTCACTGGAATGATGGGGGTGATTGCGATGGGCATACAGAATGCCAGTGGCCGATTGGTCTTTAATGATCTTGCGCCATCCACCGTCATGACCGGTAACGTGACTCAAGTGGTGATCGACACTATTAATTTCGTGCGTCATCGTGGCGATAATAGTGCAGAGGAAAAGCGCATCAAAAAGATGCTGCCTGCAGTGCTGGCGTTTGCGTTGGGCGCGATCAGCGGTGCGTTGTTTTATCATCTTATGGGTTTTTCAGCGGTCGCCATCGCCATTGGATTACTAGCGATCGTCTGGTGGAATCGCGCATTTCCGGTCGCTGAAAAACCGATTTGA
- a CDS encoding TonB-dependent receptor, whose translation MMSRFIIQSRLRSWQAFLPFCCAFHVHAGGLPLDSNQVEETSLPTITVTAPLTFNLLGVANTASQGTVTQAQLKNRPLLRPAEILETVPGLIVTQHSGDGKANQYFLRGFNLDHGTDLASFVDGVSVNMPSHAHGQGYSDLNFLIPELVNFIQYRKGPYNAADGDFASAGSVRIEQMRQLKENFVELTGGSFGYERLLAAGTTEYLGGQLLGAVDVSHSNGPWDVAENSEKQNVQLRYSRGTLNDGWSLAFSHYQSDWGSTDQVAQRAIDDGLIGRYGSLNPSDGGETKRTALTFNWADTTLTEQRKLDLFALHYKLNLFSDFTYYLNDPIHGDQFEQLDERNVFGGRYEQSFFSNLLTYPMQNKFGISARHDAISSDGLFLTENRVRYATISDDKVNETTVALYAENTLNWTPYFRSTFGLRTDFYHFDVDANIAQNSGNLNAHKTSPKIGFVFGPFGKTEYYLNYGYGFHSNDARGTTLRINPDPRDAGYLSPVNTVSPLVRTKGGELGLRTEILPHLHSTIALWQLDSDSELVFVGDAGTTEASRPSRRRGIEWTNYYQPSKAWQIDFDAAFSQAKFTDDDLVGNHIPDAIGTTSSMGIAYTPNSPWSVGLRLRYFGPRPLIEDNSVRSTASTLVNAQAGYQFSKHLSGKLEILNLFNRQVNDIEYLYNSCLRSDSATAECSASSTNREGFLDRHIHPAESRAVRASLRVSF comes from the coding sequence ATGATGTCACGATTCATCATCCAATCCAGACTCCGAAGCTGGCAAGCATTCCTGCCCTTTTGCTGTGCATTCCATGTGCATGCGGGTGGGCTCCCCCTAGATAGCAACCAAGTCGAAGAAACCTCTCTACCGACGATTACAGTGACTGCACCACTGACCTTCAATTTGCTGGGCGTTGCAAATACCGCATCTCAGGGCACTGTCACCCAAGCTCAACTCAAAAATCGCCCCTTGCTGAGACCCGCAGAGATTCTTGAAACCGTACCGGGCTTAATCGTGACTCAGCATAGTGGTGATGGGAAAGCGAATCAGTATTTTCTGCGTGGCTTTAATTTAGATCATGGTACTGATTTGGCGAGCTTTGTTGATGGTGTGTCTGTCAATATGCCGAGTCATGCCCACGGACAAGGCTATAGTGACCTTAACTTCCTCATTCCTGAACTGGTTAATTTTATTCAATACCGTAAAGGACCATACAATGCTGCCGATGGTGATTTTGCATCCGCAGGCAGTGTACGAATTGAGCAAATGCGCCAACTTAAAGAGAATTTCGTTGAACTTACGGGTGGATCTTTCGGCTATGAGCGGCTTCTAGCCGCGGGAACTACAGAATATCTGGGCGGGCAATTGCTCGGTGCTGTGGATGTCTCACATTCAAACGGTCCATGGGATGTCGCCGAAAATTCAGAAAAACAAAATGTCCAACTTCGTTATAGCCGCGGTACTTTGAATGATGGCTGGTCACTGGCATTCAGTCATTATCAATCCGACTGGGGGTCTACAGACCAAGTTGCACAGCGGGCGATTGATGATGGGCTCATAGGACGATATGGTTCGTTAAACCCCAGTGATGGCGGAGAAACCAAACGTACTGCGCTCACTTTTAATTGGGCAGATACCACGTTAACAGAGCAGCGAAAACTGGATCTCTTTGCATTGCACTACAAGCTTAATTTATTTTCAGATTTTACTTATTATCTAAACGATCCGATTCACGGTGATCAATTCGAACAACTCGATGAGCGCAACGTTTTTGGCGGGCGCTATGAACAAAGTTTCTTTAGCAACCTCCTCACTTACCCTATGCAAAACAAGTTTGGCATCTCTGCACGCCATGACGCCATCAGCAGTGACGGATTATTCCTCACAGAAAATCGCGTCCGCTATGCGACGATCAGCGATGATAAAGTCAATGAAACCACTGTCGCACTTTATGCAGAAAACACGCTGAACTGGACGCCTTATTTTCGCAGTACTTTCGGATTACGTACGGATTTTTATCATTTTGATGTTGATGCAAATATTGCGCAAAACAGCGGAAATCTCAATGCACATAAGACCAGCCCCAAAATTGGTTTTGTCTTTGGTCCTTTTGGAAAAACAGAATATTATCTGAACTATGGCTATGGATTTCACAGTAACGATGCACGGGGGACCACACTACGAATCAATCCCGATCCACGTGATGCGGGCTATCTATCCCCTGTCAATACAGTCTCCCCTCTTGTTCGCACTAAGGGCGGGGAACTGGGGCTACGGACGGAAATCCTGCCTCACCTTCACAGTACCATCGCCCTATGGCAATTGGATTCTGACTCAGAATTGGTCTTTGTCGGCGATGCGGGCACCACGGAAGCCAGTCGACCCAGCCGTCGTCGCGGGATCGAATGGACAAACTACTACCAACCCTCTAAAGCATGGCAAATCGATTTTGATGCGGCGTTCTCACAAGCCAAATTTACAGACGATGACCTTGTTGGAAATCATATCCCAGATGCCATTGGTACAACCTCCTCCATGGGTATCGCCTATACGCCAAATAGCCCTTGGTCAGTAGGCTTACGTCTACGCTATTTTGGACCTAGACCGCTTATCGAAGATAATAGCGTGCGCTCTACCGCATCGACACTGGTCAATGCACAAGCAGGGTATCAATTTTCCAAACATTTATCAGGCAAACTAGAGATTCTGAATCTGTTCAATCGTCAGGTGAATGATATCGAGTATCTCTACAACTCCTGCTTGCGAAGTGACTCTGCGACAGCCGAATGTAGTGCAAGCTCGACTAACCGTGAGGGCTTTTTAGATCGGCATATCCATCCCGCAGAATCACGCGCTGTGCGCGCAAGTTTAAGAGTGAGTTTCTAA
- a CDS encoding fasciclin domain-containing protein, translating into MNKLSLALALTASMALSSVALADSTVLVGGQSMLPSKDIVDNAVNSADHTTLVAAVQAAGLVDTLKSKGPFTVFAPTNAAFAKLPAGTVDTLLKPENKATLTKVLTYHVVPGKYDFAALSKLIAKEQGKAKLKTASGGTLTFSMNGAHNILVWDEKGGYANITTYDVYQSNGVIDVIDTVLMPQ; encoded by the coding sequence ATGAATAAGTTATCTCTTGCCCTCGCTCTAACAGCATCTATGGCTCTGAGCAGTGTTGCTCTGGCTGATAGCACTGTACTGGTCGGCGGGCAAAGCATGCTGCCCAGCAAAGACATCGTGGACAACGCAGTCAACTCTGCGGATCACACAACTCTTGTTGCTGCGGTTCAAGCGGCAGGTCTGGTCGATACGCTGAAAAGTAAAGGGCCATTCACTGTATTTGCACCGACCAACGCGGCTTTTGCCAAACTACCTGCGGGCACGGTAGATACACTCTTGAAGCCTGAAAACAAAGCCACACTCACCAAAGTACTCACCTATCATGTCGTGCCTGGTAAATATGACTTTGCCGCATTGTCTAAACTGATTGCCAAAGAACAGGGCAAAGCGAAGCTCAAAACCGCTAGCGGCGGCACCTTGACCTTCAGCATGAACGGTGCACACAACATCCTCGTGTGGGATGAAAAAGGCGGTTATGCCAACATCACCACGTATGACGTCTATCAATCCAATGGTGTGATTGATGTGATCGATACTGTTTTGATGCCCCAGTAA